In Massilia violaceinigra, one DNA window encodes the following:
- a CDS encoding LysR family transcriptional regulator → MIDKLEINHLRILDALYKLGKLSAAAEHLGVSQQAISLQLKKLRELLCDPLFVRTGHGMVATPYARLIEPHIEQVLVRINAIPLPDSVTPAQIERTLAICATDYTQKVILGPLIGELRVLAPKVKIIVSGIEVVNLNQKMQRGDIDLTFTSDGYVPAGLISEPLFIEQYRCVSADEAMLAGGVMALDKLIEYDFIITSPGIGSFKGSADTWFERQGLRRNVVMSAPSFFMTMGYLKQSDMVGFIPTRLLPCDGLFDIPLEKYPPGYEVVAAYHPSANNDPFLRWLLGRVRLLLSA, encoded by the coding sequence ATGATCGACAAGCTGGAGATCAATCACTTAAGAATCCTCGACGCTTTGTACAAGCTGGGCAAGCTGTCGGCGGCGGCCGAGCATCTGGGCGTGTCGCAGCAGGCGATCAGCCTGCAGTTGAAGAAGTTGCGCGAACTGTTGTGCGACCCGCTGTTTGTGCGGACCGGGCACGGCATGGTGGCGACCCCATACGCCAGATTGATCGAGCCGCATATTGAGCAGGTGCTGGTGCGCATCAACGCCATTCCGCTGCCCGATTCGGTCACGCCGGCCCAGATCGAGCGGACGCTGGCGATCTGCGCCACGGACTATACGCAAAAAGTCATCCTCGGCCCGCTCATCGGCGAGCTGCGCGTATTGGCGCCGAAGGTGAAAATCATTGTCAGCGGCATCGAGGTCGTTAACCTGAACCAAAAAATGCAGCGGGGCGACATTGACCTGACGTTCACCTCCGACGGCTACGTGCCGGCCGGGTTGATCTCGGAGCCGCTGTTCATCGAACAGTACCGCTGCGTGTCGGCCGACGAAGCCATGCTCGCCGGCGGCGTCATGGCGCTCGATAAGCTGATCGAATACGACTTTATTATTACCTCGCCTGGCATCGGCAGCTTCAAAGGATCGGCGGATACCTGGTTCGAGCGGCAGGGCTTGCGCCGCAACGTGGTCATGTCGGCCCCATCGTTTTTCATGACGATGGGCTATCTGAAGCAGTCGGACATGGTCGGTTTTATCCCGACCCGCCTGCTGCCGTGCGATGGCTTGTTTGACATCCCGCTGGAAAAATATCCGCCCGGGTATGAAGTCGTGGCCGCGTACCATCCCAGCGCAAACAACGACCCCTTCTTGCGTTGGCTGCTGGGGCGGGTGCGCCTGCTGCTGTCGGCCTGA
- a CDS encoding c-type cytochrome — protein MRNTLTSTVVFGALAFVALAAAPLHAAERPAVLPDTMQQRLLACASCHAKKDVNDAFFPRISGKPAGYLYNQLVNFREGRRQFPLMTYMVDYLPDAYLREIADHFASEHLPPLPARATASAPAVLARGRQLAMQGDPAIKVPACIACHGEKLTGVTPSIPGLVGLPPDYLTAQFGAWRNKTRRAHEPDCMAVITERMSLEDVAAVTVWLGTQQTAPDARPVAAIARPLPIKCGSAPD, from the coding sequence ATGCGAAACACCCTCACCAGCACAGTCGTGTTCGGCGCGCTTGCGTTCGTCGCGTTGGCAGCGGCCCCGCTGCACGCGGCCGAGCGCCCCGCCGTGCTGCCCGACACCATGCAGCAGCGCCTGCTCGCCTGCGCCTCCTGCCACGCCAAGAAGGACGTCAACGACGCCTTCTTCCCGCGCATTTCCGGCAAGCCGGCCGGCTACCTGTACAACCAGCTGGTCAATTTCCGCGAAGGCCGCCGCCAGTTTCCGCTGATGACCTACATGGTCGATTACCTGCCCGACGCATACCTGCGCGAGATCGCCGACCACTTCGCCAGTGAACACCTGCCGCCGCTGCCGGCGCGCGCCACCGCCAGCGCGCCCGCCGTGCTGGCGCGCGGCCGCCAGCTCGCCATGCAGGGCGACCCCGCCATCAAGGTACCCGCCTGCATCGCTTGCCACGGCGAGAAACTGACCGGCGTGACGCCATCGATTCCCGGTCTGGTCGGCTTGCCGCCCGATTATCTCACCGCCCAGTTCGGCGCCTGGCGCAACAAGACGCGCCGTGCCCACGAGCCCGACTGCATGGCCGTGATCACCGAGCGCATGAGCCTGGAAGACGTGGCCGCCGTGACCGTCTGGCTCGGCACCCAGCAGACGGCGCCCGACGCCCGCCCCGTCGCCGCCATCGCCCGCCCCTTGCCCATCAAGTGCGGCAGCGCCCCGGATTAA
- a CDS encoding c-type cytochrome, with protein MKKKLLISLAALTAVIGVAVAIAWPRNDFIAASSPAAFAPTADNITRGAYLAKAGDCMACHTVRGGAEYAGGRALETPFGSLVAPNITSDRETGIGAWSADDFWNALHNGKSRDGRLLYPAFPYTNYTKVSRADSDALYAFMQSIPAQKVPNKPHKLAFPYNQQIMLAGWRLLYFKPGEYVPASSQNAQWNRGAYLVEGLGHCAACHSTRNSFGASEDGLSGGLIPMIGWYAPSLTSDAEAGLGSWEVPHIVDLLKTGISPRATVFGPMAEVVQRSLQHLDTEDVTAMAVYLKSLPATPAPAVEISTDPRVGQVIAEGKKLYEASCVECHGSDGKGLPPHYPPLAGNRALTMKEAVNPIRIVLNGGFAPGTAGNQRPYGMPPYSHSMNDNEVAAVVTYLRSSWGNKAPPVTASEVNRYRSAPLD; from the coding sequence ATGAAAAAGAAACTACTCATCAGCCTGGCTGCACTGACCGCCGTGATCGGCGTTGCCGTGGCCATCGCCTGGCCGCGCAACGACTTCATCGCCGCGTCGTCGCCGGCCGCCTTCGCGCCGACCGCCGACAACATTACCCGGGGCGCTTACCTGGCCAAGGCGGGCGACTGCATGGCATGCCACACCGTGCGTGGCGGCGCCGAATACGCTGGCGGGCGCGCGCTGGAAACGCCCTTCGGCAGCCTGGTCGCGCCCAACATCACCTCCGACCGCGAGACCGGCATCGGCGCCTGGAGCGCCGACGATTTCTGGAACGCGCTGCACAACGGCAAATCGCGCGATGGCCGCCTGCTGTATCCGGCCTTCCCGTACACCAATTACACCAAGGTCAGCCGCGCCGACTCGGACGCGCTGTACGCCTTCATGCAAAGCATCCCGGCGCAAAAGGTGCCGAACAAGCCGCATAAGCTCGCCTTCCCCTACAACCAGCAGATCATGCTGGCCGGCTGGCGCCTGCTGTACTTCAAGCCGGGCGAATACGTGCCGGCCAGCAGCCAGAACGCCCAGTGGAACCGCGGCGCCTACCTGGTCGAGGGGCTGGGCCACTGCGCCGCCTGCCACAGCACGCGCAACAGTTTCGGCGCCAGCGAAGACGGCTTGTCGGGCGGCCTGATTCCGATGATCGGCTGGTACGCCCCGTCGCTCACCTCCGACGCCGAAGCCGGCCTGGGCAGCTGGGAAGTGCCGCACATCGTCGATCTGCTCAAGACCGGCATCTCGCCGCGCGCGACTGTGTTCGGACCGATGGCCGAGGTGGTGCAGCGCAGCCTGCAGCATCTGGACACCGAGGACGTGACGGCGATGGCGGTGTATCTCAAGTCGCTGCCGGCCACGCCGGCGCCTGCGGTGGAGATATCGACCGATCCGCGCGTGGGCCAGGTGATTGCGGAGGGCAAGAAGCTGTACGAAGCGAGCTGCGTGGAATGCCACGGCTCGGACGGCAAGGGCTTGCCGCCGCACTACCCGCCACTGGCCGGCAACCGCGCACTGACGATGAAGGAAGCCGTCAATCCGATCCGCATCGTGCTCAACGGCGGCTTTGCGCCGGGCACGGCCGGCAATCAGCGGCCATATGGCATGCCGCCTTACAGCCACAGCATGAACGACAATGAAGTGGCGGCCGTGGTGACCTATCTGCGCAGCAGCTGGGGCAACAAGGCGCCGCCGGTGACGGCGTCGGAGGTCAACAGGTATCGCAGCGCGCCACTCGATTGA
- a CDS encoding Fic family protein: MGNKIILLVCRVRNSWRRLAHYYCELNVIHPFRNGNGRAQRLMFELIGINAGFEIRWEPIGRAEWADANIAAFYCRLDPADRSPRSYSHSHLSTAGARPHGVERAVRTSTAPEALRKEGVFDAQGGEWHAPSQLNRVARCDTC, from the coding sequence TTGGGCAATAAAATCATCTTGTTGGTTTGCCGCGTGCGCAATTCGTGGCGCCGATTGGCGCACTATTACTGTGAACTCAACGTCATTCATCCGTTTCGCAATGGAAATGGGCGTGCGCAACGGCTGATGTTTGAATTGATTGGCATCAATGCTGGCTTCGAAATTCGCTGGGAGCCGATTGGACGCGCGGAATGGGCCGATGCCAATATCGCCGCATTTTATTGCCGGCTTGATCCCGCTGACCGATCTCCTAGATCGTACTCTCACTCCCATTTGAGCACTGCAGGTGCAAGGCCCCATGGTGTTGAGCGAGCGGTGCGCACATCCACCGCGCCCGAGGCCCTGCGCAAGGAAGGCGTGTTCGATGCGCAAGGCGGCGAATGGCATGCCCCGTCGCAACTCAATCGAGTGGCGCGCTGCGATACCTGTTGA
- a CDS encoding type IV pilus twitching motility protein PilT, with translation MENHQSSQIPTLTYVENEDHPVFGTLVEQILHLLNSKLIFSDIIIHQNSPLMLRQPKGLVAVTDSPITKEELEEFFEVIEPDWAERISDRAFDRSIDLHTARIRANCFTFQGKKRLGCVVRRFPREPLPLNQLGLRAAEQDFALLTSGLVLIIGDTCQGKSTTIASMIDQINKTRSGHIITIEDPVETLIPQRKCIITQREVGFDGDVESYYLGALDALRERPDVIVIGEIRDAQTAQEALALAESGPLVLATLHARSTELGLQKMLRLLGNSDAQAQALASALRGVLCQALLPSVGGERYYLATECLSSNPEVVRMIESGRVAEVRSLMDGGTGKFNAGCHSMNTALVNLLREKKISVEDARNATTDRIGFADACYSGMLDAA, from the coding sequence ATGGAAAACCACCAGTCCTCGCAAATCCCTACCCTGACCTATGTGGAGAATGAAGACCATCCGGTGTTCGGCACCCTGGTCGAGCAGATTCTCCACCTGCTCAATTCCAAGCTGATTTTCAGCGACATCATCATTCATCAGAACAGTCCGCTGATGCTGCGCCAGCCGAAAGGGCTGGTGGCGGTGACCGATTCGCCGATCACCAAGGAAGAGCTGGAAGAGTTCTTCGAAGTGATCGAGCCCGATTGGGCCGAGCGCATTTCCGACCGCGCCTTCGACCGTTCGATCGACCTGCACACGGCGCGCATCCGCGCCAACTGCTTCACGTTCCAGGGCAAGAAGCGGCTCGGCTGCGTGGTGCGGCGCTTTCCGCGCGAACCGCTGCCGCTGAATCAACTGGGCCTGCGCGCGGCCGAGCAGGATTTCGCGCTGCTCACCAGCGGGCTGGTACTGATCATCGGCGACACCTGCCAGGGCAAGTCGACCACGATCGCCTCGATGATCGACCAGATCAACAAGACGCGCTCGGGCCACATCATCACCATCGAAGACCCGGTCGAGACGCTGATCCCTCAGCGTAAATGCATCATCACCCAGCGCGAAGTGGGCTTCGACGGCGACGTCGAGAGCTACTACCTCGGCGCGCTGGATGCGCTGCGCGAGCGGCCGGACGTGATTGTGATCGGCGAAATCCGCGACGCCCAGACCGCGCAGGAAGCGCTGGCGCTGGCCGAATCGGGTCCGCTGGTACTGGCGACCCTGCACGCGCGCTCGACCGAGCTGGGTTTGCAGAAGATGCTGCGCCTGCTGGGCAATTCGGACGCGCAGGCGCAGGCCCTGGCCAGTGCCCTGCGCGGGGTGCTGTGCCAGGCCTTGCTGCCGTCGGTCGGGGGCGAGCGGTATTACCTGGCCACCGAGTGCCTGAGCTCGAATCCGGAAGTGGTGCGCATGATCGAATCCGGCCGGGTGGCGGAAGTGCGCTCGCTGATGGATGGCGGCACCGGCAAGTTCAACGCGGGCTGCCATTCGATGAATACGGCGCTGGTGAACCTGCTGCGCGAGAAAAAAATCAGCGTCGAAGATGCGCGCAATGCGACCACCGACCGGATCGGGTTTGCCGATGCGTGTTATAGCGGGATGCTGGACGCGGCGTGA
- a CDS encoding MFS transporter, giving the protein MSKPSRAILLVAALQFVYLVDFMMVLPLGPDLAREHGFALDRLGWLAAAYTLASAVSGLVTFRLLDRFNRKPALLLTFGLLALATLATTFCHGLPALMVARALTGAFGGPAVAIGMAIVIDLTPPEQRGKAMAKVMLGFSLAAIAGVPLGLELARAGGWQAPFYMVAALAALVLVAMACLLPALEGHLNAREKVSARILLARPAVRLAILLQAGSAFSAFLVIPHFSAYFLLNMGFPRAQLGMLYFAGGVVALLTVQLLGRLADRTGPVLAAGLATTAFCAGLAPFFGLGAALPILFFVLFMAGNAGRNVTMAATVSQVPSPHERAGFMSLQSLVQDVAIGAAALVTSWQLGEAADGRLTGMAPVAALAAVVALAVACGLARLAGARRAVALE; this is encoded by the coding sequence ATGTCTAAGCCGTCCCGCGCGATTTTGCTGGTCGCGGCGCTGCAGTTCGTGTATCTGGTCGACTTCATGATGGTGCTGCCGCTCGGGCCGGACCTGGCGCGCGAACATGGCTTTGCGCTCGACCGCCTGGGCTGGCTGGCCGCCGCTTACACGCTGGCGTCGGCGGTGTCCGGCCTCGTGACGTTCCGCCTGCTCGACCGCTTCAACCGCAAACCAGCGCTGCTGCTCACCTTCGGCCTGCTGGCGCTGGCGACGCTGGCGACCACTTTTTGCCATGGCTTGCCGGCGCTGATGGTGGCGCGCGCGCTCACCGGCGCTTTTGGCGGGCCGGCGGTGGCGATCGGCATGGCCATCGTGATCGACCTGACCCCGCCCGAACAGCGCGGCAAGGCCATGGCCAAGGTGATGCTGGGTTTTTCGCTGGCGGCGATCGCCGGCGTGCCGCTCGGGCTGGAGCTGGCGCGCGCTGGTGGCTGGCAGGCGCCGTTCTATATGGTGGCGGCGCTGGCGGCGCTGGTGCTGGTGGCGATGGCCTGCCTGCTGCCGGCGTTGGAAGGGCACCTGAACGCGCGCGAGAAGGTCTCGGCGCGCATCCTGCTGGCGCGGCCCGCGGTGCGCCTGGCGATCCTGCTGCAGGCCGGCAGCGCGTTCTCGGCGTTCCTGGTGATCCCCCATTTTTCGGCCTACTTTTTGCTCAACATGGGCTTTCCGCGCGCGCAGCTGGGCATGCTGTACTTTGCCGGCGGCGTGGTGGCGCTCTTGACGGTGCAGCTGCTCGGGCGCCTGGCCGACCGCACCGGTCCGGTGCTGGCGGCGGGGCTGGCCACGACCGCCTTCTGCGCCGGCCTGGCGCCGTTTTTCGGGCTCGGCGCGGCGCTGCCGATCCTGTTCTTCGTGCTGTTCATGGCCGGGAACGCGGGGCGCAACGTGACCATGGCGGCCACCGTCAGCCAAGTGCCGTCGCCGCACGAACGGGCCGGCTTCATGTCGCTGCAAAGCCTGGTGCAGGATGTGGCCATCGGCGCGGCCGCGCTGGTGACCAGCTGGCAGTTGGGCGAGGCGGCCGACGGCAGGCTCACCGGCATGGCGCCGGTGGCGGCGCTGGCGGCTGTTGTCGCCCTGGCCGTGGCTTGCGGACTGGCGCGGCTGGCCGGAGCGCGCCGCGCTGTTGCGCTGGAGTGA
- a CDS encoding 3-deoxy-7-phosphoheptulonate synthase, which produces MKRDLSPLSHDTPGALPSPAELRAQLPLSDSTALLIGAARQSVRDVLDRRDPRLMVVVGPCSIHDLHAGLDYARRLKALADEVADTLFVVMRVYFEKPRTRIGWKGLINDPRMDGSFRIAEGLALARRFLIDVAQLGLPAATETLDPVSPQYVGELISWAAIGARTTESQTHREMASGLGVPVGFKNGTDGKVDTAVNAIASSSHPHAFLGIDADGRAAVIRTPGNPYGHLVLRGGGGRPNYDAACVALAGQALEKGGLPPNIVIDCAHDNSNKNHTLQARVLDDVVRQRLAGNRSVAGVMIESFIEAGNQAIPAELSALRYGCSVTDPCVDWAETAAMLRAAREALRESVAALREGRDV; this is translated from the coding sequence ATGAAGCGCGACCTGTCTCCGCTCTCGCACGACACGCCCGGCGCCTTGCCGTCGCCCGCCGAATTGCGCGCGCAGTTGCCGCTGTCGGACAGCACGGCGCTGCTCATCGGCGCCGCACGCCAGAGCGTGCGCGATGTCCTCGACCGGCGCGACCCGCGCCTGATGGTGGTGGTCGGCCCCTGTTCGATCCACGACCTGCATGCGGGGCTCGATTACGCGCGCCGGCTCAAGGCGCTGGCCGATGAAGTGGCCGACACGCTGTTCGTCGTCATGCGCGTGTACTTCGAAAAGCCGCGCACGCGCATCGGCTGGAAAGGGCTGATCAACGATCCGCGCATGGATGGATCGTTCCGCATCGCCGAGGGCCTGGCGCTGGCGCGGCGCTTCCTGATCGATGTGGCCCAACTGGGTTTGCCGGCGGCGACCGAGACGCTCGATCCGGTGTCGCCGCAGTATGTGGGTGAGCTGATCAGCTGGGCGGCGATCGGCGCGCGCACCACGGAATCGCAGACGCACCGCGAAATGGCGTCGGGCCTGGGCGTGCCGGTCGGCTTCAAGAACGGCACCGACGGCAAGGTCGACACCGCGGTGAACGCCATCGCATCGAGCTCGCATCCGCATGCTTTTCTGGGCATCGATGCCGATGGCCGCGCGGCGGTGATCCGCACGCCGGGCAATCCGTATGGGCACCTGGTGCTGCGCGGCGGCGGCGGGCGTCCCAATTACGACGCGGCCTGCGTGGCGCTGGCCGGGCAGGCGCTGGAGAAGGGCGGCCTGCCGCCGAATATCGTGATCGACTGCGCGCACGATAACTCGAACAAGAACCACACCTTGCAGGCGCGCGTGCTGGACGACGTGGTGCGCCAGCGCCTGGCGGGAAACCGCAGCGTGGCCGGCGTGATGATCGAAAGTTTCATCGAGGCGGGCAACCAGGCCATCCCGGCCGAACTGTCCGCCCTGCGCTATGGCTGCTCGGTGACCGACCCGTGCGTCGACTGGGCCGAGACGGCAGCCATGCTGCGCGCTGCGCGCGAGGCCCTGCGCGAGAGCGTGGCGGCGCTGCGGGAGGGCCGCGATGTCTAA